Proteins from a genomic interval of Pseudophryne corroboree isolate aPseCor3 chromosome 4, aPseCor3.hap2, whole genome shotgun sequence:
- the LOC134911318 gene encoding cysteinyl leukotriene receptor 2-like, which translates to MNSERPINSQNQTCPTDDDYKYLVYTSIYIIVFLNGLLFNGAAVYVFCKIRKKKGISTICLLNLAIADLLFIFFLPLRITYYQKAGTWIFGDFLCRITTFSFYFSMYSSIFFLAFLSVFRYMSVVHPGMINVQTVIKVCACVWVFTGASTSPFLLSGTSIRDDVIKCFEPTVMSAWKRVMYMNYYALVVGFVLPILMIAVCNGLLIRHIVLMPMEKKSIRKQVTMIVLVLLVCCLCFLPYHIQRTIHLHYLIHHPDICSLHDILQKTVVATLCLAVLNTCLDPLLYVFIGHGYKAWLLLICTPKKSINAKPASTDSSAVIQVMAEEVQMTDCAGEPNNGTDAYLMTSPHT; encoded by the coding sequence ATGAACAGTGAACGACCGATCAACAGTCAAAATCAAACTTGCCCAACAGATGATGATTACAAGTACCTGGTTTACACGTCCATCTACATCATTGTTTTTCTCAACGGGTTGCTTTTTAATGGGGCAGCCGTATATGTTTTCTGCAAGATCAGAAAAAAGAAAGGCATTTCTACCATATGCTTGCTGAATCTTGCAATTGCCGATCTTCTCTTCATATTTTTTCTGCCCCTGAGGATAACCTACTATCAGAAGGCAGGAACTTGGATATTTGGAGACTTCCTGTGCCGCATCACCACATTCTCTTTCTATTTCAGCATGTATTCCAGCATCTTCTTCTTGGCTTTTCTGAGTGTGTTCCGGTATATGTCAGTGGTACACCCTGGAATGATTAATGTGCAGACAGTTATTAAAGTTTGTGCATGTGTCTGGGTTTTTACAGGTGCCAGCACGTCGCCCTTCCTACTGTCTGGCACCAGCATCCGGGATGATGTTATAAAGTGCTTTGAGCCCACTGTAATGTCAGCTTGGAAAAGAGTAATGTACATGAACTATTATGCTTTGGTTGTTGGATTTGTGCTCCCAATACTGATGATTGCTGTATGCAATGGGCTACTTATCAGACACATAGTACTTATGCCTATGGAGAAGAAAAGTATTAGGAAACAAGTTACTATGATTGTCTTGGTTCTTTTAGTTTGCTGTCTTTGTTTTTTGCCATACCACATTCAGAGGACTATCCATTTACACTATTTAATTCATCACCCAGATATATGCAGCTTACATGATATTCTGCAGAAGACCGTTGTTGCAACCCTGTGTTTGGCCGTGCTGAACACCTGCTTGGACCCCTTGTTGTATGTATTTATAGGCCATGGTTACAAAGCATGGTTACTTTTAATATGTACGCCCAAGAAATCTATAAATGCAAAACCTGCATCTACTGACTCAAGTGCCGTCATTCAGGTGATGGCAGAGGAAGTTCAAATGACCGACTGTGCAGGAGAACCCAATAATGGAACAGATGCTTATCTGATGACCTCCCCACACACATGA